The following are from one region of the Candidatus Methylomirabilota bacterium genome:
- a CDS encoding YggS family pyridoxal phosphate-dependent enzyme: MDDIRTNLESVRERIARAAERAGRRAEDVLLVGVSKTVDAERIRRAVAAGLPALGENRVQEAREKVAVLGRPVPWHLVGHLQTNKVRDALELFDLIHALDRLELARECDRRARARGRPVETLVQVNVAGEASKGGFDPDGVGEALEAIAALEYVRVRGLMTIPPAVERAEQARPWFRALAALGKRHGLGELSMGMSADFEAAIEEGATMVRVGTAIFGPRPVKEARQSP; encoded by the coding sequence ATGGACGACATCCGCACAAATCTGGAATCCGTGCGCGAGCGGATCGCGCGGGCGGCCGAGCGCGCGGGGCGCCGGGCGGAGGACGTGCTGCTCGTCGGCGTCTCCAAGACGGTAGACGCCGAACGGATCCGGCGCGCCGTGGCGGCCGGGCTGCCCGCGCTGGGCGAGAACCGCGTCCAGGAGGCCCGAGAGAAGGTCGCGGTCCTCGGCCGTCCCGTGCCCTGGCACCTGGTGGGTCATCTGCAGACCAACAAGGTGCGGGACGCGCTCGAGCTGTTCGATCTCATCCACGCGCTCGACCGCCTCGAGCTGGCCCGCGAGTGCGACCGCCGCGCGCGAGCCCGCGGCCGCCCGGTGGAGACGCTGGTGCAGGTCAACGTGGCGGGCGAGGCCTCCAAGGGTGGCTTCGATCCCGACGGAGTAGGGGAGGCGCTGGAGGCGATCGCGGCGCTCGAGTACGTGAGGGTCCGCGGGCTCATGACCATTCCGCCCGCGGTCGAGCGGGCAGAGCAAGCGCGTCCCTGGTTCCGCGCCCTGGCCGCGCTGGGCAAGCGCCACGGGCTCGGCGAGCTGTCGATGGGGATGAGCGCGGACTTCGAGGCGGCGATCGAGGAGGGCGCGACGATGGTGCGGGTGGGCACGGCGATCTTCGGCCCCCGCCCCGTGAAGGAGGCACGCCAGTCGCCATGA
- a CDS encoding alanine--glyoxylate aminotransferase family protein, which yields MKKYQLMAPGPTPVPSQVLLAMAQPMIHHRTPEYEALFIEVRGGLKALVQTAQDVIPLACSGTGAMEAAVVNTLSAGDTVAVVSAGKFGERWMEIAKTYGMNIVELRAPFGDTVSAARLAEALRARPEIKAVLAQHSESSTGVLHDVRGYAEATRGTDALLIVDAVSSLGIADLPMDAWGVDVVVAGSQKGLMLPPGLAFCALSERAWARVATSRLPKYYFNLTEERKWLVKNEPRYTPPVSIVVGLREALRMLQAEGLTNVFKRHDRLARATRAGVEALGLPLFPRATPTPALTAVLSPPGIDSEKIVAAYAQAHNITIAGGQGEMKGKLFRIGHMGYAAEFDVIVALSALEQVLADLGVPVDFGA from the coding sequence ATGAAGAAGTACCAGCTGATGGCCCCGGGGCCCACCCCGGTCCCGAGCCAGGTGCTCCTGGCGATGGCGCAGCCGATGATCCACCACCGCACCCCGGAGTACGAGGCGCTGTTCATCGAGGTGCGGGGCGGGCTCAAGGCCCTCGTCCAGACCGCCCAGGACGTGATCCCGCTGGCGTGCTCGGGCACCGGCGCGATGGAGGCCGCGGTCGTCAACACGCTCTCCGCCGGCGACACGGTGGCCGTCGTCAGCGCCGGCAAGTTCGGCGAGCGCTGGATGGAGATCGCCAAGACCTACGGCATGAACATCGTCGAGCTCCGCGCGCCCTTCGGCGACACCGTCTCCGCCGCCCGCCTCGCCGAGGCGCTCCGCGCGCGCCCCGAGATCAAGGCGGTGCTCGCCCAGCACAGCGAGTCCTCCACGGGCGTGCTGCACGACGTGCGTGGCTACGCGGAGGCGACCCGGGGCACGGACGCGCTCCTCATCGTGGACGCCGTCTCGAGCCTCGGCATCGCGGATCTGCCCATGGACGCCTGGGGGGTGGACGTGGTCGTGGCCGGCTCCCAGAAGGGCCTCATGCTGCCGCCCGGTCTCGCCTTCTGCGCGCTGAGCGAGAGGGCCTGGGCGCGGGTGGCCACCTCGCGGCTCCCGAAGTATTACTTCAACCTCACCGAGGAGCGGAAGTGGCTCGTCAAGAACGAGCCCCGCTACACGCCGCCCGTGAGCATCGTGGTCGGGCTGCGCGAGGCGCTGCGCATGCTGCAGGCGGAGGGGCTCACCAACGTCTTCAAGCGCCACGACCGCCTGGCTCGGGCCACCCGGGCCGGCGTGGAGGCGCTCGGGCTGCCGCTTTTCCCCAGGGCGACGCCGACCCCGGCGCTGACCGCGGTGCTCTCGCCGCCCGGAATCGACAGTGAGAAGATCGTGGCGGCCTATGCCCAGGCGCACAACATCACCATCGCCGGCGGGCAGGGGGAGATGAAGGGCAAGCTCTTCCGCATCGGCCACATGGGCTATGCGGCCGAGTTCGACGTCATCGTCGCGCTGTCGGCCCTCGAGCAGGTGCTCGCCGACCTCGGCGTGCCGGTGGACTTCGGCGCC
- a CDS encoding YggT family protein, producing MFFFAYLVTALANILNLVLVAYMWIIIAQAIISWVSPDPYNPIVRFLHRVTEPVLRPVRERLPTLAMGLDLSPMVVVLALYFLREFLVPVLYRIATEIG from the coding sequence ATGTTCTTCTTCGCGTACCTCGTGACCGCGCTGGCCAACATCCTCAACCTCGTGCTGGTGGCCTACATGTGGATCATCATCGCGCAGGCGATCATCTCGTGGGTGAGCCCGGACCCCTACAACCCCATCGTGCGCTTCCTCCATCGCGTGACGGAGCCGGTGCTGCGTCCGGTGCGGGAACGCCTGCCGACCCTGGCGATGGGGCTCGACCTCTCGCCCATGGTCGTCGTGCTCGCGCTCTACTTCCTCAGAGAGTTCCTCGTGCCGGTTCTGTATCGAATCGCCACGGAGATCGGCTGA
- a CDS encoding DivIVA domain-containing protein, with translation MRLSPLDIRQQQFTVRMFRGLDVNEVEAFLEDVAEDYEAVLKDNALLKEQLTALEERTRGLADREKALQDTLLTTQRLAEEMKEAARREGQLIVREAELRGEKLVEEVRAEEAQLRSEIKGLKRTQRQLVEDLRATLDRYQRLLAADRPEDSGDAPGPQ, from the coding sequence ATGCGTTTGAGTCCCCTCGATATCCGGCAGCAGCAGTTCACCGTACGGATGTTCCGTGGCCTCGACGTCAACGAAGTCGAAGCCTTCCTGGAGGACGTCGCCGAGGACTACGAGGCGGTGCTGAAGGACAATGCGCTACTCAAGGAGCAGCTGACGGCGCTGGAGGAGCGGACCCGCGGACTCGCCGACCGGGAGAAGGCGCTCCAGGACACGCTGCTGACGACGCAGAGGTTGGCCGAGGAGATGAAGGAGGCGGCCCGCCGCGAGGGGCAGCTCATCGTGCGCGAGGCGGAGCTGCGCGGCGAGAAGCTGGTGGAGGAGGTGCGCGCCGAGGAGGCCCAGCTCCGGAGCGAGATCAAGGGGCTCAAGCGGACCCAGCGCCAGCTCGTGGAAGACCTGCGGGCCACCCTCGATCGCTACCAGCGCCTTCTGGCGGCGGACCGGCCGGAAGACTCCGGCGATGCCCCCGGGCCCCAGTGA
- the proC gene encoding pyrroline-5-carboxylate reductase, producing the protein MSLKGKKVGFIGAGNMGEALIKGLVTANVVPAEAIWASDVRLERLKELDRQYGIQLAPNNGELVRQADVVIMAVKPQIMTPVLREIAPVLIKTKLMISIAAGVSTAKIRAVFGKDVRLIRVMPNTPALVLEGVTAIAKAEGLEPDDLDTAGEIFSAVGRVVVLEEELLDAVTGLSGSGPAYVALVIESLADGGVRMGLDRITAMTLATQTVLGAAKLLLDTGMHPGALKDMVSSPGGTSIAGIAALEEGGIRTTFIKAVERATLRSKELGQGPA; encoded by the coding sequence ATGAGCCTCAAGGGCAAGAAGGTCGGCTTCATCGGCGCCGGCAACATGGGCGAGGCCCTCATCAAAGGGCTGGTCACCGCCAACGTGGTGCCGGCGGAGGCGATCTGGGCCAGCGACGTCCGCCTGGAGCGTCTCAAGGAGCTGGACCGCCAGTACGGTATCCAGCTGGCGCCGAACAACGGCGAGCTGGTCCGGCAGGCAGACGTGGTCATCATGGCGGTCAAGCCCCAGATCATGACGCCGGTGCTGCGCGAGATCGCGCCGGTCCTGATCAAGACGAAGCTGATGATCTCGATCGCCGCCGGCGTGTCGACGGCGAAGATCCGGGCCGTCTTCGGCAAGGACGTGCGGCTCATCCGGGTCATGCCCAACACGCCGGCGCTGGTGCTGGAGGGCGTGACGGCGATCGCCAAGGCCGAGGGACTCGAGCCCGACGACCTCGACACGGCCGGCGAAATCTTCAGCGCCGTCGGCCGCGTGGTCGTGCTGGAGGAGGAACTGTTGGACGCGGTGACGGGGCTCTCGGGCTCCGGCCCCGCCTACGTGGCCCTCGTGATCGAGTCCCTGGCCGACGGCGGGGTCCGGATGGGGCTGGACCGGATCACGGCGATGACGCTGGCGACCCAGACCGTCCTCGGCGCCGCCAAGCTGCTCCTGGACACCGGAATGCACCCCGGCGCGTTGAAAGACATGGTCAGCTCGCCCGGCGGCACCTCGATCGCCGGCATCGCGGCCCTGGAGGAAGGCGGCATCCGGACGACGTTCATCAAGGCCGTCGAGCGGGCCACCCTCCGCTCGAAGGAGCTGGGGCAGGGGCCGGCCTGA
- a CDS encoding DUF167 domain-containing protein: protein MPPGPSEGALVRVRVQPRASRNEIVGWREDVLSVRVTAPPVNGRANAAVAALLAAALGVRPSAVTIVRGAKGREKVVSVAGLSRHAIQAHLGKLGGER from the coding sequence ATGCCCCCGGGCCCCAGTGAGGGGGCCCTCGTGCGGGTGCGCGTCCAGCCGCGCGCCTCGCGCAACGAGATCGTCGGCTGGCGGGAGGACGTGCTGAGTGTGCGCGTCACCGCGCCGCCCGTGAACGGGCGGGCCAACGCGGCGGTCGCCGCCCTGCTGGCCGCGGCGCTGGGCGTCCGGCCCTCGGCCGTGACGATCGTTCGTGGCGCGAAGGGGCGGGAGAAGGTCGTGAGCGTGGCGGGCCTGAGCCGCCACGCGATTCAGGCGCATCTTGGGAAACTGGGAGGAGAGCGATGA
- the mtnA gene encoding S-methyl-5-thioribose-1-phosphate isomerase: protein MIRPVRWAGDRLLLLDQTRLPREEVERECARWEDVAEAIRTLVVRGAPAIGVTAAFGVALAARRSPATTFDELLADLEVAIKGLAATRPTAVNLFWALERMRRAALAARDLPLADMRARLVAEAQAILDEDVAANRAMGDHGAALVPPGARILTHCNAGALATAGYGTALGVVRSAHAQSKVALLWVDETRPVMQGSRLTAWECVREGIPHRLVADAVAGSLMARGEVDLVLTGADRVAANGDTANKIGTYALAVLARHHGVPFYVAAPFSTIDPSLPSGQEIPIEERDPAEVRRVGAQPTAPEATPVYNPAFDVTPAGLITAIITERGVFRPPYRFST, encoded by the coding sequence ATGATCAGGCCCGTCCGCTGGGCGGGGGACCGGCTCCTTCTCCTCGACCAGACGCGCCTGCCGCGTGAGGAGGTCGAGCGCGAGTGCGCGCGCTGGGAGGACGTGGCGGAGGCGATCCGCACGCTGGTCGTGCGGGGCGCGCCGGCCATCGGCGTGACGGCCGCCTTCGGCGTCGCGCTGGCGGCGCGCCGGAGTCCGGCCACCACCTTCGATGAACTCCTGGCCGACCTCGAAGTCGCCATCAAGGGGTTGGCGGCGACGCGCCCGACGGCGGTCAACCTCTTCTGGGCCCTCGAGCGGATGCGTCGGGCGGCGCTGGCCGCGCGGGACCTGCCGCTGGCCGACATGCGCGCGCGCCTCGTCGCCGAGGCCCAGGCGATCCTGGACGAGGACGTCGCCGCCAACCGCGCGATGGGCGATCACGGCGCCGCCCTGGTGCCGCCCGGCGCCAGGATTCTCACGCATTGCAATGCCGGCGCCCTGGCCACGGCCGGCTACGGCACGGCGCTCGGCGTCGTGCGCTCGGCGCACGCCCAGAGCAAGGTGGCGCTCCTCTGGGTGGACGAGACGCGCCCCGTCATGCAGGGCTCGCGCCTGACCGCCTGGGAGTGTGTCCGCGAGGGGATCCCGCACCGTCTCGTCGCCGACGCCGTGGCCGGCTCGCTGATGGCGCGGGGCGAGGTGGATCTGGTCCTCACCGGCGCCGACCGCGTCGCCGCCAACGGGGACACCGCGAACAAGATCGGCACCTACGCGCTGGCCGTGCTGGCCCGGCACCACGGCGTGCCCTTCTACGTCGCGGCGCCGTTCTCGACGATCGACCCCTCGCTGCCTTCGGGCCAGGAAATTCCCATCGAGGAGCGGGACCCTGCCGAGGTGCGCCGTGTCGGCGCGCAGCCCACCGCGCCGGAGGCTACGCCGGTGTACAATCCGGCCTTCGACGTCACGCCCGCCGGGCTCATCACCGCGATCATCACCGAGCGCGGGGTCTTCCGGCCGCCCTATCGCTTCTCCACGTGA
- a CDS encoding SagB/ThcOx family dehydrogenase, whose product MAANPDLPAARHFHDQTIHTPSSVRASGHALDWDIKPFPFKVYTNLAPIPLPRTFDLPAADTLGALAPGAFPPTPRLTLEHLSALLYLSAGVTKKKTYPGGGEVLFRAAPSTGALYQTEVYVAVGAVDGLEPGLYHFCAGDFALRRLREGDVRAALAEAAADPSLARRAATVALTGIYWRNTWKYQARGFRHLYWDSGTMLANLTAVANALGWAPRLLTGFVDADVNRLLGVDPDREAALELVAVGPEGGPAAPAGALPAISHEALPLSSREVDYPSLRQMQQASMLPSAAAVRAWRESAPPAPRKPRRSLLPLPPARAEAGRPLGETIQHRGSARRFSEASLTAAELATTLWWATRWVDADVPPGLVDPYLVINAVDDVEPGAYRYWPEEHALEVISTGNFRADSAYLCLEQALGGDAAAVIYFLAPLDALLASFGDRGYRLVNLQAGLIGGRAYLAAYGQRFGASGLTFYDHKVVEFLSPHAAGLDAIFVTALGRAVRPPW is encoded by the coding sequence ATGGCGGCGAACCCCGACCTCCCGGCCGCGCGGCACTTCCACGACCAGACGATCCACACGCCCTCCTCGGTGCGGGCGAGCGGCCACGCGCTCGACTGGGACATCAAGCCCTTCCCGTTCAAGGTGTACACGAACCTGGCGCCGATTCCGCTGCCGCGGACGTTCGATCTCCCCGCCGCGGACACGCTCGGGGCGCTGGCGCCCGGCGCCTTTCCCCCGACGCCGCGCCTGACGCTCGAGCACCTCTCCGCGCTCCTCTACCTGTCGGCCGGCGTCACCAAGAAGAAGACCTACCCGGGCGGCGGCGAGGTACTCTTCCGCGCCGCGCCCTCGACGGGTGCCCTCTATCAGACCGAGGTGTACGTCGCGGTCGGGGCCGTGGACGGCCTCGAGCCCGGGCTCTACCACTTCTGCGCGGGCGACTTCGCCCTCCGCCGCCTGCGGGAAGGCGACGTGCGCGCGGCGCTGGCGGAGGCCGCCGCTGACCCCTCACTGGCCCGACGCGCCGCCACCGTCGCGCTCACGGGCATCTACTGGCGGAACACCTGGAAGTACCAGGCCCGCGGCTTCCGCCACCTCTACTGGGACTCGGGCACGATGCTCGCGAACCTCACCGCCGTCGCCAACGCGCTGGGGTGGGCGCCCCGCCTTCTCACGGGCTTCGTGGACGCCGACGTCAACCGACTGCTCGGCGTCGACCCCGACCGCGAAGCCGCGCTGGAGCTGGTCGCGGTGGGCCCCGAGGGCGGGCCGGCGGCGCCGGCCGGCGCGCTCCCGGCGATCAGTCACGAGGCGCTGCCGCTCTCGTCGCGCGAGGTGGATTACCCGTCGCTCCGGCAGATGCAACAGGCATCCATGCTGCCGAGCGCCGCCGCCGTGCGCGCCTGGCGTGAGAGCGCGCCGCCCGCGCCCCGGAAGCCGCGGCGGTCCCTCCTGCCGCTGCCCCCGGCGCGCGCGGAGGCCGGACGCCCGCTCGGCGAGACGATCCAGCACCGCGGCTCCGCGCGGCGCTTCAGCGAGGCCTCGCTCACGGCCGCGGAACTGGCGACCACGCTGTGGTGGGCGACCCGGTGGGTCGATGCCGACGTGCCCCCCGGTCTCGTCGATCCCTACCTCGTCATCAACGCCGTCGACGACGTGGAGCCCGGCGCCTATCGCTACTGGCCCGAGGAGCATGCGCTCGAGGTCATCTCCACCGGCAACTTCCGCGCGGACTCCGCCTACCTCTGCCTGGAGCAGGCGCTGGGCGGCGACGCCGCGGCGGTGATCTACTTCCTGGCGCCGCTCGACGCGCTCCTCGCATCGTTCGGCGACCGCGGCTATCGTCTCGTCAATCTCCAGGCCGGCTTGATCGGCGGGCGCGCCTACCTGGCCGCCTACGGCCAGCGCTTCGGCGCCTCGGGGCTCACCTTCTACGACCACAAGGTGGTCGAGTTCCTCTCCCCCCACGCAGCCGGCCTCGACGCCATCTTCGTCACCGCCCTGGGCCGCGCGGTCCGACCGCCGTGGTAA